Proteins encoded together in one Kutzneria kofuensis window:
- a CDS encoding PadR family transcriptional regulator, with the protein MKRRKVSNPLALAVLAELFAEPMHPYEMGRRLKEQGKDRDIKYNRGSLYMVVEQLTKAGFIAEHETVRDTQRPERTVYAITEAGRTELYDWMRELVATPVHEYPNFGVALSLLVVLPPEETVELLGKRLETLTAQVGEIRDTMRQAQEEGVDWWFLIEEEYRLAQREAERDYVAGLAERLTDPQYQRMWHEYFRGRT; encoded by the coding sequence GTGAAACGACGCAAGGTGTCCAATCCGCTGGCGCTGGCCGTGCTGGCGGAGCTGTTCGCGGAGCCGATGCACCCGTACGAGATGGGGCGCCGGCTCAAGGAGCAGGGCAAGGACCGGGACATCAAGTACAACCGCGGCTCGCTCTACATGGTCGTGGAGCAGCTGACCAAGGCGGGTTTCATCGCCGAGCACGAGACGGTCCGCGACACCCAGCGGCCCGAGCGCACGGTCTACGCGATCACCGAGGCCGGGCGGACCGAGCTGTACGACTGGATGCGCGAGCTGGTGGCTACGCCGGTGCACGAGTACCCCAACTTCGGGGTGGCGCTGTCGCTGCTGGTCGTGCTGCCGCCGGAAGAGACGGTGGAACTGCTCGGAAAGCGGCTGGAAACACTGACGGCACAGGTGGGGGAGATCCGCGACACCATGCGCCAGGCCCAGGAGGAGGGCGTGGACTGGTGGTTCCTGATCGAGGAGGAGTACCGGCTCGCGCAACGCGAGGCGGAACGCGACTACGTCGCCGGCCTGGCCGAGCGGCTCACAGACCCGCAGTACCAGCGGATGTGGCACGAATACTTCAGGGGGAGGACATGA
- a CDS encoding FAD-dependent oxidoreductase codes for MKALIIGGGITGPVAALALHKAGIDAEIFEAYEQSADGVGGWLMIAPNGINALGVIGAADDIRTIGRPNRRMVMTDGRGKRFGAFEELDADNPSQLVMRPDLYQLLAERAAAAGIKIHHGKRLVDAAETADGVTAHFADGSTATGDVLIGADGVHSTVRTLIDPNTPGPRYTGLLGFGGVVPGNELGLPEGEFYFAQGKRGFLGYALTDEGDTGWFTNVPSREPLDGEEARRIGAPEWLRRMRELYGDDYPARDILAKATPDHMVVVGAMHIMPSAPRWHSDRMVIVGDAAHVPSNSTGQGASLSIESAIELARCLRDLPVPQAFQAYEKLRRSRVEKVAEQGEKVNQDKVNGRITQAVASALAPIAMKLFMKPEKMFGWLHRYRIEWDEQVRAA; via the coding sequence ATGAAGGCACTGATCATCGGGGGTGGCATCACCGGACCGGTGGCGGCCCTCGCGCTGCACAAGGCCGGCATCGACGCCGAGATCTTCGAGGCGTACGAGCAGAGCGCGGACGGCGTCGGCGGCTGGCTCATGATCGCGCCGAACGGGATCAACGCGCTCGGCGTGATCGGCGCGGCCGACGACATCCGCACCATCGGCCGGCCGAACCGCCGCATGGTGATGACCGACGGGCGCGGCAAGCGGTTCGGCGCGTTCGAGGAGCTGGACGCGGACAACCCGAGCCAGCTGGTGATGCGCCCGGACCTGTACCAACTGCTGGCCGAGCGGGCGGCCGCCGCCGGCATCAAGATCCACCACGGCAAGCGGCTGGTGGACGCCGCGGAGACGGCCGACGGCGTCACGGCGCACTTCGCCGACGGCAGCACCGCCACCGGCGACGTGCTGATCGGCGCGGACGGCGTCCACTCGACGGTCCGCACGCTGATCGACCCGAACACGCCGGGGCCGCGCTACACCGGCCTGCTCGGCTTCGGCGGCGTCGTGCCGGGCAACGAACTCGGCCTGCCCGAGGGCGAGTTCTACTTCGCCCAGGGCAAGCGAGGTTTCCTCGGCTACGCCCTCACCGACGAGGGCGACACCGGCTGGTTCACCAACGTGCCCAGTCGCGAGCCGCTCGACGGGGAGGAGGCGCGACGTATCGGGGCGCCGGAGTGGCTGCGCCGCATGCGTGAGCTCTACGGCGACGACTACCCGGCGCGCGACATTCTCGCCAAGGCCACGCCGGACCACATGGTCGTGGTGGGCGCGATGCACATCATGCCCAGCGCACCGCGCTGGCACAGCGACCGCATGGTGATCGTCGGCGACGCGGCGCACGTGCCGTCCAACAGCACCGGCCAGGGCGCGTCGCTGTCCATCGAGAGCGCGATCGAGCTGGCCCGCTGCCTGCGGGACCTGCCGGTGCCGCAGGCGTTCCAGGCGTACGAGAAGCTGCGCCGGTCGCGCGTGGAGAAGGTCGCCGAGCAGGGCGAGAAGGTCAACCAGGACAAGGTGAACGGCCGGATCACCCAGGCGGTCGCCAGCGCGCTGGCGCCGATCGCGATGAAGCTGTTCATGAAGCCGGAGAAGATGTTCGGCTGGCTGCACCGCTACCGGATCGAATGGGACGAGCAGGTGCGGGCCGCCTAG
- a CDS encoding DNA gyrase/topoisomerase IV subunit A has product MARRSKGSVTKVDPSAFDRAGATVLDNSIQTEIEDSYLEYAYSVIHSRALPDARDGLKPVHRRILYSMHEQGYRPTHAYVKSSRVVGDCMGKYHPHGDLAIYDAMVRMAQDFSLNAPLIDGHGNFGSPDDGPAASRYTEARMSDEAMLLVGELGEETVDFRPNYDGSLLEPSVLPAAFPNLLVNGTSGIAVGMATNMIPHNLGEVVAAARWLINHPDASLDKLMEFVPGPDLPTGGMLLGLDEVRKAYETGRGVVRMRARAETGPLEGSRGRQAITVTELPYGVGPEKIIEKITDEVTKSKRLTGIADVKDLTDRENGTRLVIECKVGVNPQALLADLYRLTPLEQSFGINNLVLVDGQPQTLGLKALLEVFLKHRYEVITRRTRYRKRKREERLHLVEGLLKALLDIDKVIRLIRNSDNAQAARDGLMKQFKLSEIQASYILDTPLRRLTKYDKIELESEQDKLTEEIAELSKILDDPAVLRKVVSTELAKVSKDLTWERRTALIDGDLKEVLAASKPAGPLEVADDPCQVLLSATGLVARTAAESEEASEARRRNGRARNDAVAAVVHTTARGQILLVTSKGRAFKTDVLPLPVLPEQVGTVSLSGGMAASELVPLEKGERVVTIAPLTDTSSPGLALGTRQGVVKVCAPEWPVRSDEFEVITLKDGDEIAGATWLTDGSETLVFVSSDSSLLRYDASLVRPQGLKGGGMAGIKLAADAHTVFFGAVRTDDEEHGEPMVVTATGNTVKVTPFSEYPAKGRATGGVRAHRFLKGENALRLAWIGPRPAGSTDTGSSVELPEVDIRRDGSGHPHPGPDVVGHLVERG; this is encoded by the coding sequence ATGGCACGCCGCAGCAAGGGCTCCGTGACCAAGGTGGACCCGTCGGCCTTCGACCGCGCGGGCGCCACCGTGCTGGACAACTCGATCCAGACCGAGATCGAGGACTCGTACCTGGAGTACGCCTACTCGGTGATCCACTCCCGGGCGCTGCCGGACGCGCGGGACGGCCTCAAGCCGGTCCACCGCCGAATCCTGTACTCCATGCACGAGCAGGGGTACCGGCCGACGCACGCGTACGTGAAGTCCTCCCGCGTCGTCGGCGACTGCATGGGCAAGTACCACCCGCACGGTGACCTGGCCATTTACGACGCCATGGTCCGGATGGCGCAGGACTTCTCGCTGAACGCGCCGCTGATCGACGGGCACGGCAACTTCGGTTCCCCGGACGACGGACCGGCCGCCTCGCGATACACCGAGGCGCGGATGTCCGACGAGGCGATGTTGCTGGTCGGCGAGCTGGGCGAGGAGACGGTCGACTTCCGGCCCAACTACGACGGTTCGCTGCTCGAGCCGTCGGTGTTGCCGGCCGCCTTCCCGAACCTGCTGGTCAACGGCACGTCCGGGATCGCGGTCGGGATGGCCACCAACATGATCCCGCACAACCTGGGCGAGGTCGTGGCGGCGGCCCGGTGGCTGATCAACCACCCGGACGCCTCGCTGGACAAGCTGATGGAGTTCGTGCCGGGGCCGGACCTGCCGACCGGCGGCATGCTGCTGGGCCTGGACGAGGTGCGCAAGGCGTACGAGACCGGCCGCGGCGTGGTGCGGATGCGGGCGCGGGCCGAGACCGGGCCGCTGGAGGGCAGCCGGGGCCGGCAGGCCATCACCGTGACCGAGCTGCCGTACGGCGTCGGCCCGGAGAAGATCATCGAGAAGATCACCGACGAGGTGACGAAGTCCAAGCGCCTCACCGGCATCGCCGACGTCAAGGACCTGACCGACCGGGAGAACGGCACCCGGCTGGTGATCGAGTGCAAGGTCGGCGTGAACCCGCAGGCATTGCTGGCCGACCTGTACCGGCTGACGCCGCTGGAGCAGTCGTTCGGCATCAACAACCTGGTGCTCGTCGACGGGCAGCCGCAGACGCTGGGCCTGAAGGCGCTGCTGGAGGTGTTCCTCAAGCACCGCTACGAGGTGATCACCCGGCGGACCCGCTACCGCAAGCGCAAGCGCGAGGAGCGGCTGCACCTGGTCGAGGGCCTGCTGAAGGCGCTGCTGGACATCGACAAGGTGATCCGGCTGATCCGCAACAGCGACAACGCGCAGGCCGCCCGCGACGGCCTGATGAAGCAGTTCAAGCTGTCCGAGATCCAGGCCTCGTACATCCTGGACACGCCGCTGCGCCGGCTGACCAAGTACGACAAGATCGAGCTGGAGTCGGAGCAGGACAAGCTCACCGAGGAGATCGCCGAGCTCTCGAAGATCCTCGACGACCCCGCGGTGCTGCGCAAGGTCGTGTCGACCGAGCTGGCCAAGGTGTCCAAGGACCTGACCTGGGAGCGCCGGACCGCGCTGATCGACGGCGACCTCAAGGAGGTGCTGGCCGCGTCCAAGCCGGCCGGGCCGCTGGAGGTCGCCGACGACCCGTGCCAGGTGCTGCTGTCGGCCACGGGTCTCGTGGCGCGCACCGCCGCCGAGTCGGAGGAGGCGTCCGAGGCACGGCGACGCAACGGTCGGGCCCGCAACGACGCCGTCGCCGCGGTCGTGCACACCACCGCCCGTGGGCAGATCCTGTTGGTCACCAGCAAGGGGCGCGCGTTCAAGACGGATGTGCTGCCGCTGCCGGTGCTGCCGGAGCAGGTGGGCACGGTGTCGTTGAGCGGCGGCATGGCCGCCAGCGAGCTCGTCCCGTTGGAGAAGGGCGAACGTGTCGTCACCATCGCGCCGCTGACCGACACCTCGTCCCCGGGCTTGGCTCTCGGCACCCGGCAGGGCGTGGTGAAGGTGTGCGCGCCGGAGTGGCCGGTGCGGTCGGACGAGTTCGAGGTGATCACCCTCAAGGACGGCGACGAGATCGCCGGCGCCACCTGGCTCACCGACGGCAGCGAGACCCTGGTGTTCGTGTCGTCGGACTCGTCCCTGCTGCGCTACGACGCTTCGCTGGTGCGGCCGCAGGGGCTCAAGGGCGGCGGCATGGCCGGCATCAAGCTCGCCGCCGACGCGCACACCGTGTTCTTCGGCGCCGTGCGCACCGACGACGAGGAGCACGGCGAGCCGATGGTCGTCACCGCCACCGGCAATACCGTGAAGGTCACGCCGTTCTCCGAGTACCCGGCCAAGGGCCGCGCCACCGGCGGCGTGCGGGCGCACCGTTTCCTCAAGGGCGAGAACGCCTTGCGCCTGGCGTGGATCGGCCCCCGTCCCGCCGGCTCCACCGACACCGGTTCGTCGGTCGAGCTGCCGGAGGTGGACATCCGCCGCGACGGCTCCGGTCACCCGCATCCGGGCCCGGATGTCGTGGGGCACCTGGTGGAGCGGGGCTAG
- a CDS encoding DNA gyrase/topoisomerase IV subunit B: protein MTAETLYGADDLTHLEGLEAVRKRPGMYIGSTDSRGINHLFTEVVDNSTDEGIAGFATRIVVTLHADGSVQVDDDGRGIPTGVHTKSGLSGVELVLTRLHAGGKFGGSGYKTSGGLHGVGASAVNALSHRFDVTVKQDGKVHQMSFAHGVPGVFDGPGPKAKFTQQSGLQVIGKMKRGESSGTSIRYWYDARYFENGAALDREAVRAKLRNTAFLVPGVTYVLRDATEGSIAEESFHFPNGLSDMVDFLTPSGDKPVSGTILVNGEGTYFENAADENGVMRSKVERRAEVEVALRWGTGYERTVECFTNTIRNMHGGTHRKGFDRAVTKAVQDAISKTRGLLKPKEDMPTLEDVLEGMTAVIHVRIPEPQFTSQTKDELSTAGITKVIQGVVERQVKAWTEDRRTKTEAKTVLQKVVDAARVRLTQKQQKDAARRKTALEGAAMPPKLVDCRTTGVARSELFLVEGDSALGSARMARVSEYQALLPLRGKILNVQKANLADTLRNAEIASIVQVLGAGTGRTFDLSAMRYGRVILMADADVDGSHIRTLLITLFAKYMRPVIEDGRLYAAMPPLHKITTKGRNPETIFTFTQREMETKLAALEKAGKQVVTPVPRFKGLGEMDADELWQTTMNPATRSVRRITLNDAEIAEQTLELLMGEKVEPRRNWLVASAARVDQSAIDI, encoded by the coding sequence GTGACCGCTGAGACTCTTTACGGGGCCGACGACCTGACGCACCTGGAGGGTCTGGAGGCGGTCCGCAAGCGACCCGGCATGTACATCGGGTCCACCGACAGCCGGGGCATCAACCACCTGTTCACCGAGGTGGTCGACAACTCCACCGACGAGGGCATCGCCGGTTTCGCCACCCGCATCGTGGTCACCCTGCACGCCGACGGCAGCGTGCAGGTCGACGACGACGGCCGCGGCATCCCGACCGGGGTGCACACCAAGTCCGGCCTGTCCGGCGTCGAGCTGGTGCTGACCCGGCTGCACGCCGGCGGCAAGTTCGGCGGCTCCGGCTACAAGACCTCCGGCGGCCTGCACGGCGTCGGCGCGTCCGCGGTGAACGCCCTGTCGCACCGGTTCGACGTGACGGTCAAGCAGGACGGCAAGGTGCACCAGATGTCGTTCGCGCACGGCGTGCCGGGCGTCTTCGACGGGCCGGGGCCGAAGGCCAAGTTCACCCAGCAGTCCGGGCTCCAGGTCATCGGCAAGATGAAGCGCGGCGAGTCCAGCGGAACCTCCATCCGGTACTGGTACGACGCGCGCTACTTCGAGAACGGCGCCGCCCTGGACCGCGAGGCGGTGCGGGCCAAGCTGCGCAACACCGCCTTCCTGGTGCCGGGCGTGACCTACGTGCTGCGTGACGCCACCGAGGGCTCGATCGCCGAGGAGTCGTTCCACTTCCCCAACGGGCTGTCGGACATGGTGGACTTCCTGACCCCGTCCGGTGACAAGCCGGTCTCCGGCACCATCCTGGTCAACGGCGAGGGAACCTACTTCGAGAACGCCGCCGACGAGAACGGCGTGATGCGGTCCAAAGTGGAGCGTCGCGCCGAGGTGGAGGTGGCGCTGCGCTGGGGCACCGGCTACGAGCGCACCGTGGAATGCTTCACCAACACCATCCGCAACATGCACGGCGGCACCCACCGCAAGGGCTTCGACCGGGCCGTCACCAAGGCCGTGCAGGACGCCATCTCCAAGACCCGCGGGCTGCTCAAGCCCAAGGAGGACATGCCGACGCTGGAGGACGTGCTCGAGGGCATGACCGCCGTGATCCACGTGCGCATCCCGGAGCCGCAGTTCACCTCGCAGACCAAGGACGAGCTGTCCACCGCCGGCATCACCAAGGTGATCCAGGGCGTCGTGGAGCGGCAGGTGAAGGCCTGGACCGAGGACCGGCGCACCAAGACCGAGGCCAAGACCGTGCTGCAGAAGGTGGTCGACGCCGCACGCGTGCGGCTGACCCAGAAGCAGCAGAAGGACGCCGCCCGGCGCAAGACCGCGCTCGAGGGCGCGGCGATGCCGCCCAAGCTGGTCGACTGCCGCACCACCGGCGTCGCCCGCAGCGAGCTGTTCCTGGTCGAGGGCGACAGCGCGCTCGGTTCGGCCCGGATGGCCCGGGTCTCGGAGTACCAGGCGCTGCTGCCGCTGCGGGGCAAGATCCTCAACGTGCAGAAGGCCAACCTGGCCGACACCCTGCGCAACGCCGAGATCGCGTCCATCGTGCAGGTGCTCGGCGCCGGCACCGGGCGCACCTTCGACCTGTCGGCGATGCGCTACGGCCGGGTGATCCTGATGGCCGACGCCGACGTCGACGGCTCGCACATCCGGACCCTGCTGATCACCCTGTTCGCCAAGTACATGCGGCCGGTGATCGAGGACGGCCGGCTGTACGCCGCGATGCCGCCGCTACACAAGATCACCACCAAGGGCCGCAACCCGGAGACCATCTTCACCTTCACCCAGCGTGAGATGGAGACCAAGCTGGCCGCCCTGGAGAAGGCCGGCAAGCAGGTCGTCACGCCGGTGCCCCGGTTCAAGGGCCTCGGCGAGATGGACGCCGACGAGCTGTGGCAGACCACGATGAACCCGGCCACGCGGTCGGTGCGCCGGATCACGCTGAACGACGCCGAGATCGCCGAGCAGACGCTGGAACTGCTGATGGGCGAGAAGGTGGAGCCGCGACGCAACTGGCTGGTCGCCTCGGCCGCCCGCGTCGACCAGTCCGCGATCGACATCTGA
- a CDS encoding endonuclease/exonuclease/phosphatase family protein codes for MNRGRKAALIACAALLSCVFVLAVTRIFGFDDGTYLALPIALLPYVGLLTAALLVTLLALRGRWLTVAAAALLVLQIAWFVPRFVRDHQPVPAGAPRIRVGTCNTHRGQVDPLALVSLTHDQNLDVLVTEELDAPAIKALDAAGMAKLMPYRELHPENDTSIFSRLPIVRGGPTDLPTTWPQTQVTVSVSGHEIPVVGVHTYYPVGGPGLWAQDMSALRAVAGRDAIVLGDFNATVDHSPLRSLLAAGLVDTHAELGRGWAPTWPAAFPLVQIDHVLHGPGLAAVSASEHLLPGTDHRAVVAELALLG; via the coding sequence GTGAACCGTGGTCGCAAAGCGGCGCTGATCGCCTGCGCCGCCCTGCTGAGCTGCGTCTTCGTGCTCGCCGTCACCCGGATCTTCGGTTTCGACGACGGCACCTACCTGGCGCTGCCGATCGCGCTGCTGCCGTACGTCGGCCTGCTCACCGCCGCGCTGCTGGTGACGCTGCTCGCACTGCGCGGCCGGTGGCTGACGGTGGCCGCGGCCGCGCTGCTCGTGCTGCAGATCGCCTGGTTCGTGCCGCGGTTCGTGCGGGACCACCAGCCCGTGCCGGCCGGCGCGCCGCGCATCCGGGTCGGCACCTGCAACACCCACCGCGGCCAGGTCGACCCGCTGGCGCTGGTGTCGCTGACCCACGACCAGAACCTGGACGTGCTGGTCACCGAGGAGCTGGACGCGCCGGCGATCAAGGCGCTGGACGCCGCCGGGATGGCCAAGCTGATGCCGTACCGCGAGCTGCACCCGGAGAACGACACCTCCATCTTCTCCCGGCTGCCGATCGTCCGCGGCGGCCCGACCGACCTGCCGACCACCTGGCCCCAGACCCAGGTCACAGTGTCCGTGTCCGGCCACGAGATCCCGGTGGTCGGCGTGCACACGTACTATCCTGTCGGTGGCCCGGGGCTCTGGGCCCAGGACATGTCGGCGCTGCGGGCCGTGGCCGGCCGGGACGCGATCGTGCTCGGCGACTTCAACGCCACCGTCGATCACTCGCCGCTGCGCTCGCTGCTGGCGGCCGGGCTGGTCGACACGCACGCCGAGCTGGGCCGGGGCTGGGCGCCGACGTGGCCGGCGGCATTCCCGCTGGTCCAGATCGACCACGTGCTGCACGGTCCCGGCCTGGCCGCGGTGTCCGCGAGCGAACACCTGCTGCCGGGCACGGATCACCGGGCGGTCGTGGCCGAGTTGGCGCTGCTGGGCTGA
- a CDS encoding helicase-associated domain-containing protein — MEFDEYLAGLDEPALAALLRARPDVLVEPAPRGFAELAQRLSSASSLVAVLQTLNRDQLVAGEAITAGTQHLLDRRLFREVLPQLQALGLVWGTDLRLPPLLAQHWSFDSDHGPELTGRPELPLTSADAATVSRAAQAAAAALLDGVTSLLDKATERPIAALKKGGIGSRELSRLARELSAEPGSVALWLDLAGASGLLGEVDAGFAPTTDYPEWRQGRPAQRWAQLAVAWYSWPEGGPVRRALLTAAAGGVSVRAVAAEIDWFCPDRDDEDIAVPLREAELLGAVAADTLTELGEFLVGRRDDVVLPEQAAGVVLQSDLTAVVSGVPAPVLAAAAVREGGAVWRFSAASVRSALDAGWRAEDLLRELGELSAVPQPLAYLINDVERRHGHVRVREVRCCVLADEATAAEIEHRLPGFTRLAPTVLSSSDSPANVLALLRKAGYAPVGENPAGAVVVERRPQHRAEPPAMVDKNTLTAEELAARLIAEPHVPIKRGPTFRRLARLNRDLSEPELAWLAEALDTGSDVVIGYRDRKGSRTVRRIRPEQLVDDWLDSWCYLREDDRYFAVANIECVEAAR; from the coding sequence GTGGAGTTCGACGAGTACCTGGCCGGCCTGGACGAGCCGGCGCTGGCCGCGCTGCTGCGGGCGCGGCCGGACGTGCTGGTCGAGCCGGCGCCGCGCGGTTTCGCCGAGTTGGCGCAGCGGCTGTCCAGCGCATCGTCGCTGGTCGCCGTGCTGCAGACGCTGAACCGGGACCAGCTGGTGGCCGGCGAGGCGATCACCGCCGGCACCCAGCACCTGCTCGACCGGCGGCTGTTCCGGGAGGTGCTGCCCCAGCTCCAGGCGCTCGGCCTGGTCTGGGGCACGGACCTGCGGTTGCCGCCGCTGCTGGCCCAGCACTGGTCGTTCGACTCCGATCACGGCCCGGAGCTGACCGGCCGTCCGGAACTGCCGCTGACCAGCGCGGACGCGGCCACCGTGAGCCGTGCCGCCCAGGCCGCCGCGGCGGCGCTGCTCGACGGCGTCACTTCGCTGCTGGACAAGGCAACCGAGCGGCCGATCGCAGCGTTGAAAAAGGGTGGCATCGGTTCCAGGGAGCTGTCCCGGCTGGCCCGCGAGCTGTCGGCCGAGCCGGGGTCGGTCGCGCTGTGGCTCGACCTCGCCGGCGCGTCGGGGCTGCTCGGTGAGGTCGACGCGGGCTTCGCGCCCACCACGGACTACCCGGAGTGGCGGCAAGGCCGTCCGGCCCAGCGGTGGGCGCAGCTCGCCGTGGCGTGGTATTCGTGGCCCGAGGGCGGTCCGGTGCGGCGAGCCCTGCTGACGGCCGCGGCGGGCGGGGTGTCCGTGCGGGCCGTCGCGGCGGAGATCGACTGGTTCTGCCCGGACCGGGACGACGAGGACATCGCCGTGCCGCTGCGGGAGGCGGAGCTGCTCGGCGCGGTCGCCGCCGACACCCTGACCGAGCTGGGCGAATTCCTTGTCGGCCGGCGCGACGACGTGGTGCTGCCCGAACAGGCCGCCGGCGTGGTCCTGCAGTCCGATCTCACGGCGGTCGTGTCCGGCGTGCCGGCGCCCGTGCTGGCCGCGGCGGCCGTGCGCGAGGGCGGTGCGGTGTGGCGGTTCTCGGCGGCGAGCGTCCGGTCCGCGCTGGACGCCGGCTGGCGGGCCGAGGATCTGCTGCGCGAGCTGGGCGAACTGAGCGCGGTGCCGCAGCCGCTGGCGTACTTGATCAATGACGTCGAGCGCCGGCACGGGCACGTGCGGGTGCGTGAGGTCCGCTGCTGCGTGCTCGCCGACGAGGCGACCGCCGCCGAGATCGAACACCGGCTGCCCGGCTTCACCCGGCTCGCCCCGACCGTCTTGTCCAGTTCGGACAGTCCGGCGAACGTGTTGGCGCTGCTACGAAAGGCCGGCTACGCACCGGTCGGCGAGAACCCCGCGGGCGCGGTCGTGGTGGAGCGCAGGCCGCAGCACCGCGCCGAGCCGCCCGCGATGGTGGACAAGAACACCCTCACCGCCGAGGAACTGGCCGCGCGGCTGATCGCCGAGCCGCACGTGCCGATCAAGCGCGGACCCACCTTCCGGCGGCTCGCTCGACTCAACCGGGACCTGTCCGAGCCGGAGCTGGCGTGGCTGGCCGAGGCGCTGGACACCGGGTCGGACGTGGTGATCGGGTATCGGGACCGCAAGGGCAGCCGTACGGTTCGCCGCATTCGTCCGGAACAGCTGGTCGACGACTGGCTGGACTCGTGGTGCTACCTGCGCGAGGACGACCGGTACTTCGCCGTCGCCAACATCGAGTGCGTCGAGGCCGCCAGGTGA